The genomic DNA AACGGCGACCTGGGCACCTGTAATTACTACTACAACGAAAGCGCCTTCGTAAATCGACCGAACCTGTACAACGAGATCCAGAAAACCCTGCGCTGCCGTGAAGTGTCCTTCTCGCTGTTCGGCGGTTTCCCGGATGGCAAGGGTTTCGCGGTGGAGCGGGGCTTGTACGACAAGGTCGGCGGGATCGAGATTTTTTACCAGTTGGACAAGGGGCGCTTCGTGGAGCACCTGTCCGATGACTGGGACTTCGGCATCCGCGTGATCGCCTGGGGTGGCAAGCCGGTCTATGCCCACAACTCGCGTATCGAAATCAACAGCCGCCGTGTGGATACGATTCTGGACGAGGTGATCACGGGCAACGCCTACGGTCAGGACGGCATCATCATCATGAAAGACGTGCGCCCGGACGTGGAACAGCAAATCCCCACGCTGAGCGACACCACGCCGGAACAGTCGGTGCAGGCCTGGCATTACTCGATCAAGGATTTCGTGCCGAAAAACATCGCTTTGCCGGCCCTGCTCAATCCGCAGATTTTGCTGGAGAACCCCGCCGTGCGTGACTTCTTCGGCGGCCCGGTGGCTGACCGCATGTACCAGCGCATTCATGAAATCAAGCACAGCTCGCGGGTGATCGACTTCAAGCCGATCCATGCCTACAAAACCCCCAGTTACCGCCTGTATTTCGAGTTTCGCGACGAGATTTTCAGCGCGCTGCGTCGCGCGGTGGGCGAAGACATCGGCTATGCGCCGCCCTTGCCGGAATGCTTCGAAACGGTCAAGGACGAGGACTTCGAACGTTTTGTGTACTACTTCGCCGAAGACCGCGAGTCGGGTGAAGCCCATAACTATTTTGCCAACGGCGGGGTGTTCTGATGACCAGTGAAGCGCTTGTATCACTTAACGACATCGACCCGAACTACCCGACGCCACGGGTCTACGACTTCCTCGCGCACCCGGATAACAGCGCGTTTCTGGAGTATGTGTACAACGACCCGTTCGGTTGCCACGTGTTTCCCGGCGACATCCCCGACTACCCGCTGCCGTCGTTTTTCCAGGACATGGACAACGAAATCAGGCAGGCCAAACAGATCCATCTGTGGGCGTACATTCCCACGTGCCGTTACCGCTGCCATTTCTGTCAGTACCCCACGGTGATCCTGAACCCCAAGGCCGCCTCCTCGCAAATCGTGTTCAAGGACCTGGTGGACTACAACATCAAGGAAGCCATGATGTGGCTGGAAAAAGTCCCGAGCCTGGCCCACGCCGAAGTCGGCGAATTCAACATCTTCGGCGGCACGCCTTCGCTGTTGCCGGACCCCGAATTGCGCAGGCTGATGGCGTTCTACCGCAGCCACTTCAATTTCTCGGTCGCCACCATGCGGTTTGAAGGTGAGCCGGGCACGTTGAACAAGGAATACCTGCTGCTGCTCAAGGAGCTGGGGTTTACCAAGATCAGCTTCGGCGCCCAGTCGTTCGATGACCGCATCATCACCGCCTGCGGGCGTATGCACTCGGCCGAAGAATGCGTGGACACCATCTACTTCGCCCGTGAGCTGGGCCTTGAGTGGGTCAGTGTCGACCTTATCTACGGCATGCTGGGGCAAAGCGTGGACGACGTGAAATATGACATGCAGCGCACCCTGGAGCTGGAGCTGTCCCACGTGGTGATCGCCAAGCTGCACATGGAAGAATTCATGAAAAGCCGCACGGGCGTGTCGGGCGAGAAACAGAGCCATTGGCAACGCAAGGGGCTGATCAACATCAACAACATGACCTTTCCGGGCCTGGGCAAGCAGTACCAGATGCGCGAAGTGGTCGAAGAGCACCTGAACGGCGGGTATGGCGAACACCCCACCATGTACTTTCACCAGAAGCAGCGTGAGCCGGAAAAGTGGAAAGGCCTGATCACCGACCTTGACAAGCAGTACCCGGAAGTCGCGATCGGCCTGGGTGGCAGCTCCAAGTGCACCCGCGCCGAAGCCATCAACATTACCGGCTATGCCAAGTACAAACAGGCGCTGGACGAAGACCGCCTGCCTATCGATAACAGCCGGGGCATGTCGGCGCTCGCGCGGGAAGTCAACGCGTTCAAGATGGCCTTGTCCACGCTGATCCCGGTGGATGACGCCGTGTTCAAACAGCGCTTTGGCGGCAACAGCTTCTTCGACAACCCGGTCATCAGCCGCACCCTCGACAAGCTGGTGGAGAAAGACCTGGTCACCGTGGAGGGCGACCGCGTGCACCTGAAGCCCAACGGCGTGACGCTGGTCGAAGCGGTCATCAATACCCAATTCGACACCCAAGCCGCTGGAGGCCACTGATGGCTCAACCCAAAGCCCCGGTGTTCAGCCTGCACTACGTGGCCATCGACCATGAGGCGGGGGTGACGCCCGAGCAGTTCGAGCAGTTTGTCCGTCACAAGGGCGTATACCTGCCGTGCTACCCCGGCTGGCGCTGGACCTTGCTGCGTGGCCTGCGCGGTGAGCGGGCCGGGCAGTTTCTGATGCTGTTCGAGATCGACAGCGCCGAGCAGCGGGATCGCTACGTGGAAGCCGACGGGAACAAGACCGAGCTGGCTCGCCAGTTCTGGCGCGAGCACCCCGAGGCACTGGACATTCTCGGCGAATGGAAGCGCTACGGCACGTACAGCGAACTGCCCACGTTGTTCACCGACTATCGGCTGCTGGCGGAAAACACCAAAAGCACGGTGCCTGACGGGCCGCGTTATGAAGGCCGGCCCGGCAAGGAACCGGTGGCGCGGGTGGTCGGCTTGCATAACCTGGCATTGCGCGCCGACGTGCAGCCGCAGACGTTCGAGACGTTCATCGCGCAAAACCACCACCGCATCGAGGATTACCCGGACTGGAAATTCCGCTTGCTCAAGGGCGAGCGGGGCAACCGCCTGGACCAATATGTAGTGTTCATGGAGATCGCCAGCCAGGCGGCGCTGGACGTGTTTTACCCCGAACCGGATATCGCCACCGACGAGGCGGCGATCTTTGCCCGGGCCCACCGCGACACCAAACAGATGTACGAGGAGTGGAAGCAACTGGCGTCGTTTTCCGGCTCGCCGCAGATCTACACCGACTACCTGGCGGTGGCGCAAAGTCTGAGCTGAGCCGGCCCTGCGCTCGGTGCCAAAGGAGGTGAATGCCCTGTGAATGTATCTGCCGCAATGCTTGATTCAAATGTTCGCCAGCAACGCGCCACACGCAGCATCTTTTTCATCGCCGGGTTGGGCATGGCGTCCTGGGCGCCGTTGATCCCGTTTGTCAAAACCCGGCTGGAGGTGAGCGATGCAACCCTGGGCCTGCTGCTGTTTTGCATCGCCGCCGGGTCGATGCTGGTCATGCCGTTTACCGGGCGAGCGATTGCCCGGTTCGGTTGCCGCACGCTGATCCTGGTGTGCTCTGTGGTGTTTTGCCTGGTGCTGCCGTTCATGATGTACGCCGCCTCACCGGTGGCGATTGCCGCGGCCTTGCTGGTGTTTGGGGCGGTCAACGGGCTGCTGGATGTGTCGATGAATGCCCAGGCGGTGATTGTCGAACGCGAAAGCGGGCAGGCGCGGATGTCCGGGTTTCATGGCTTCTACAGCATTGGCGGGGTTGCCGGCGCAGGGGGCGTGAGCCTGCTGTTGTGGGCCGGCTTGATGCCGTTGCCGGCCATTTCGCTGGTGGCGTTGCTGATCGCGCTGGTGGTGTTTCAGGCCAGCCCGCACTTGCTGACCAGACGGGCGGCGGTGGCCGGTGAGTCGGGAGGCACGCTGCAGGCGCTGGCACACCCGGGCGTGCTGTTTCTGGCGGCGCTGTGCTTTTTCATCTTCATGATTGAAGGCGCGATGCTCGACTGGTCTGCGGTGTTTTTGCACGCCGAACGCAACATGGAAAAAAGCCACGCAGGCTTTGGCTACACCTTGTATTCCATTGCCGTCGCCCTCGGCCGCTTGTACGGCGACCGCCTGGTCAACGCCGTGGGCCGCCAGCGCGTGCTGGTGCTCGGTAGCCTGTGCGCGGCGGCGGGCATTCTGCTGCTGGTCAGTGTCGACCGCCCGGGCGTAGCACTGGGCGGGTTCATCCTGGCGGGCGCGGGCTTGTCCAACATCGTGCCGATCCTGTTTACCGCCGCGGGCAACCAGCCCGGTGTGCGCTCGGATTACGCCCTGGCCGGCGTCACGCTGATCGGTTACACGGGCCTGTTGAGTGGCCCGGCCCTGATCGGTTTCATCGCTCACCATTCAAGCCTGGGCGCCGTGTTTGGCGCCGGCGTGGTGATCATGCTGCTTATCGCTTCCTGCGCCCGCCGTATTGCGCGGTACGGTGCTTAATCAATGGAGTTTTTATGAGTCAATTATCCGGTCCGGTGTTCAGCCTGAATTACATTGGTCTCAACTTGAAAAAAGGCGTCACGGCGCAAGACTTCGAACACTTCGTGCGGGAAAAAGGCGTGGGTATTCCGGCGTATCCGGGGTGGCAGTGGACCTTGCTCAAGGGGCTGCGCGGCGAACGCGTGGACCAATACCTGATGCTGTTCGAGGCCCCCAGTGCAGAGGATTACGCGCGGTATATCGACCACAATGGCGACCTGACCGCCCACGCGCAGGTGTTCTGGCACGAACACCAACAGGCGCAGGCGTTGATCGAAGAATGGAAAACCTACTCGACGTATGCCGAGCGGCCGACGATTTTTTCGTATTACGGGCTGGTCGCCGAAAACACCCGCAGCTCCTTGCCGGAAGGTCCCAACTACCGGGCCGTGCCTGGCCAGGCGCCCGTGGCGCGGCTGGTGGGCATTCATAACCTGGCCTTGCGTTCGGGCGTGACGCCGCAAACCTTTGAACGCTTCATCACCGACAATGTCCACCGCATAGACGATTACCCGGGTTGGAAATTCCACATGCTTAAAGGCCTGGGCGGCAGCCGTCTGGACCAATACGCGGTCATGCTGGAAATCGAAAGCCTGGCGTCGCTCAACTCGTTTCACCCCGAGCTGGATGTGTCGACCGAAAGAGCCGTGACGTTTGTGCGCGAGCACCAGGAAAGTGAGCGCATGTACGCCGAGTGGCGTGAGCTGGCGTCGTTTTCCGGGGCGCCGCAGATCTACACCGACTACATCACCATTGCGGGCAACGGGTAATCGCTTTGCTGAAGGCGGGGCCTTTCAGCGGGGCCCTTGAAGCCATTTCGAAAAGGACTTGCCGATGACGCTCCAAAGGCACGACAGCCCGAAAGCAGAGGCGTTTGAAACCGATCTCCCCGCACGCCTGGATCGATTACCCTGGGGCCGCTTTCACTCCTTGATGGTGTTTGCGCTGGGCATTACCTGGTTGCTCGACGGGCTGGAAGTCACGCTGGCCGGTTCGGTGTCCGGTGCCCTGAAAAGCAGCCCGGACCTGCACATGAGCAATGTGGATATCGGCCTGGCCGGCGGCGTCTACATCGCCGGCGCGGTGATCGGCGCCTTGCTGTTCGGCTGGCTGACCGATCGCCTGGGCCGCCGAAAACTGTTCTTCATTACCCTGTGGCTGTACATCGGCGCCACCGCCGCCACGGGGTTCTCCTTCAATCTTGAGTCGTTCCTGGTGTTTCGTTTCCTCACCGGCATGGGCATCGGCGGTGAGTACACGGCGATCAACTCGACTATCCAGGAGTTCACACCGGCACGCTATCGCGGCTGGGTAGACCTGACCGTCAACGGTACCTTCTGGCTCGGCGCGGCCCTGGGGGCGGGCGGGGCGATTGTGTTGCTGGACCCCGACGTGCTCGGCGGCGACCTCGGCTGGCGCGTGTGTTTCGGCATCGGCGCCGGACTGGGCCTGGTCATTCTGGTGATGCGCCTGTGGTTGCCGGAAAGCCCGCGCTGGCTGTTGATCCATGGCCGCCACGAAGAAGCGCGGCGTATTGTCGAAGGCATTGAAGAAAAGCTGCGCCGACAGGGGCACACCCTCTCGGCCGTGACGGGCAAGCGGCTGCGCCTGCATGCGCGAAGTCACACGCCGCTCGGCGAAATATTTCACACCCTGTTTGTCAGCTTCCGCCGCCGTGCGCTGGTCGGCATGACGTTACTGACTGCGCAGGCGTTCTTCTACAACGCCATTTTCTTTACCTATGCACTGGTACTCACTGATTTTTATCAGGTGCCTTCCGAACGTGTCGGCTGGTACGTGTTACCGCTGGCGCTGGGGAATTTTTGTGGCCCCCTTGTGCTGGGACGCCTGTTCGACGTGGTGGGACGGCGCATCATGATCAGCTCCACCTATGCGATTTCAGGGGTTTTGCTGGTTGCCAGTGGATACGCCTTCGAGCAAGGCTGGCTAAGCGTCACACAGCAAGCGGCGGCGTGGATGGTGATTTTCTTCTTCGCTTCGGCGGCGGCCAGCTCTGCCTACCTGACCGTGGCCGAGACGTTCCCGCTGGAAATCCGCGCACTCGCCATCGCGGTGTTTTACGCGCTCGGCACCGGGTTGGGCGGCATCATCGGCCCCACGCTGTTTGGTCAGTTGATTCAAAGCCACGAACGCAGCAGCCTGTTCATCGGCTATCTGATCGGTGCTGCCATGATGTGCCTGGCGGCGCTGGTGCAGGCGATCTGGGGCGTGGCGGCGGAGGGCAAGGCGCTGGAACATGTGGCCAGGCCATTGTCGCAAGCCAGCGATTGAGCCGGTCAGCGTAAAAAAGCCACCTCGGCTGTGTGCCGGGGTGGCTTTATTGTTGAGGGTCGCTTGCCAGCTTCAGGTTGGTGGCGATGTAAAACCCCTGCACCGTGCGTTTTTTCTCTACGTATTCACACAGCACCAGTGTGGAGTGCGGCAATGGCGCCGCCTCCAGTGACGGTTTGACCAGCATCCGTTTGCCCCCCGAGCGCAGGCGCACATATTGCCCCGGCTCAAAGGTACTCATGGCCGCGTCTCGGCAGCGGCCAGTCGGGTCGGTTCCCCCCATGCGCCGCCGAGGGCGGTGTACAGGTTGACTTCGGCGATCAGCTGCGCCAAACGGTCGGTAATCAGCCCCTGCTGTGAGGCAAACAACGAGCGCTGTGCGTCGAGGAACACCAGGTTGCTGTCCACGCCCAGGCGGTAGCGGCGTTGAGCGAGGTTGTAATAGTTCTGGTCGGCCTGCACCAGGTCGCGTTGGGCGTTCAGCTGGTCGTCGTAAGTCTGGCGTGCCGCCAGGCCGTTGGACACTTCCTGGAACGCGGTCTGGATGGCTTTCTCGTACTGGGCCACGCCAATGTCTTTTTGCAGCTTGGCGTAGTCGAGGCTGGCGCGCAGGCTGCCGGCGTTGAAGATGGGCAGGTTGATCTGCGGCTGGAATGTCCAGCTGCCGGAGCCGCCCTTGAACAGGCTCGACAGTTGCGAGCTGGACGCACCGGCATTGGCGGTCAGGCTCACACTGGGGAAGAACGCTGCACGGGCCGCGCCGATGTTGGCATTGGCGGATTTGAGCTGGTATTCGGCTTGCAGAATGTCGGGTCGGCGTTGCAGCAGGTCCGACGGCAGGCCGGCGGGTACCTGGGCGATCAGGTTGCTCGACAGCGGCAGGCTCGGCAGGGATTCCGGCAGTGCGGTGCCCACCAGCAACGCCAGGCTGTTGCGGTCCTGGGCCACTTGTCGCTCATAGCGCGCGAGGTTGGCACGAGCGTTCTCGACACTGGTTTGCGCCTGGGCGGCATCCAGCGACGACGCGGCACCCGCCTGCAGGCTGCGTGTGGTCAAGCGCAGGCTTTCCTCATAGGAGGCGAGGGTCTGGCGTGTCAGCGCGAGTAATTCCTGGTCGGCACGCCAGGTGAGGTAAGCATTGGCCACGCTGGCGACCAGGCTCAATTCGGCACTGCGCTGCGCTTGTTCGGTGGCCAGGTAGGCTTGCATCGCCTGCTCGCTGAGGCTGCGGACGCGGCCAAAGAAATCCAGCTCATAGGAGCTGATGCCCAGGGTCGCGGAATAGGTCGACGTGATCGCCGCTTTACCGGTCTTCGTGATGCTCGCCGGTACTCGCTGGCGGGTGCCGCCTGCCGTGGCCGAGACCGCCGGGAACAAGTCAGCGCGCTGGATCTGGTATTGCGCGCGGTACGCTTCGACATTCAGCGCCGCCACACGCAGGTCGCGGTTCTCGGTGAGGGCGGTCTGGATCAGCTGCCGCAAGGCGGGGTCATGGAACAATGTGCGCCAGCCCTGGCGGGCAACGTCTTCGCTGACGGTACCTGCAGCCGCAGCATAGGCCGGGCCTTGCGGGTATTGCGCAGTCACCGGAGCTGCCGGTTGGTGGTAGTCAGGGATCAGCGAGCACCCGCTCAGTGCCACTGCAACTGCCACCGCAGAGAAAGCAAACTTGTTCATTGGCCAGCCTCATGTAAAGGGGAACACGGGTTGCAGCGCAGTAACCCGTTTCTTGAATTTCGTTAGGCGCCGACCGTCCACTTGGTCAATCCATGTCGGCCACTGACCCCAAGCTTTGCCGTTGCACGCTTGAGGTAGGTTTCGATCGAGCTGTTCTTGAGACGTAATTTCTCGGCAATTTCCGGCACGGTTCCGCCGTTGAGCAAGCCGAGGCAAACTTCCTGTTCGCGGGTTGAGAGCGTGATATCGCACAGCGACAGACGTTTTTGAAACTCACGGTGAATGTGCGACGGTTCGGTTTCGCTGAGCGGGGTCGCCATCCAGCTGCCCATTTTGCGCAGCGCACTCTGGCGGCTGAACTGGGCATAGCTTTCAATCAACGGCAGCAAGGCTTCGGAGAGGTTTTTCAGAAGCGACAATTCGCTCAAGGAAAAATCTTTCTGCGTATGGGAGCGATACAGCATCACCACGCAGCGCCGGCTGCCATCGCGCGATACCAGGGTGCATTCGTGCGCGGCAACGCGTGACACCTTGCCCGCTGCACCTTTGGTTCGCGTATTCAGGCGAATCAGCAACGAGCCTTCCATCTCCTGCACTTCCTTGAGCAGGGGAGGGTTGGCGGTGGCGCGGTTCGCTTGTTGTGCAGGGATGTCGGCGGGGTCGCCGGCCGTGCCGAGAGGCTTGATATCCACCAGGCTGTTGTTTGACTTGTCCAGGGTCCACTCGCTGAGTGTCAACGCGGTGACCGGCAGGAGCTTGTCGATCAGCTTGAGCATATTGAGCGCGAAGTGATCCTGATCGGTGCTGGAAACCAATTCGCCGAGTACGAAATAGAAGTGTGGGCTGTCCGCATTTTGAATGCTGCTCGTCATTTCCATAGTCCAATCATCCTTGATGGCGCTGTTCTTATAAGAGGTGGGTGAGCGATCAGAGCAGCCATCTTTCACTCCTGAAGGGTCCGGCTCGGGACCGTAT from Pseudomonas tolaasii NCPPB 2192 includes the following:
- a CDS encoding radical SAM protein, giving the protein MTSEALVSLNDIDPNYPTPRVYDFLAHPDNSAFLEYVYNDPFGCHVFPGDIPDYPLPSFFQDMDNEIRQAKQIHLWAYIPTCRYRCHFCQYPTVILNPKAASSQIVFKDLVDYNIKEAMMWLEKVPSLAHAEVGEFNIFGGTPSLLPDPELRRLMAFYRSHFNFSVATMRFEGEPGTLNKEYLLLLKELGFTKISFGAQSFDDRIITACGRMHSAEECVDTIYFARELGLEWVSVDLIYGMLGQSVDDVKYDMQRTLELELSHVVIAKLHMEEFMKSRTGVSGEKQSHWQRKGLININNMTFPGLGKQYQMREVVEEHLNGGYGEHPTMYFHQKQREPEKWKGLITDLDKQYPEVAIGLGGSSKCTRAEAINITGYAKYKQALDEDRLPIDNSRGMSALAREVNAFKMALSTLIPVDDAVFKQRFGGNSFFDNPVISRTLDKLVEKDLVTVEGDRVHLKPNGVTLVEAVINTQFDTQAAGGH
- a CDS encoding MFS transporter; this encodes MTLQRHDSPKAEAFETDLPARLDRLPWGRFHSLMVFALGITWLLDGLEVTLAGSVSGALKSSPDLHMSNVDIGLAGGVYIAGAVIGALLFGWLTDRLGRRKLFFITLWLYIGATAATGFSFNLESFLVFRFLTGMGIGGEYTAINSTIQEFTPARYRGWVDLTVNGTFWLGAALGAGGAIVLLDPDVLGGDLGWRVCFGIGAGLGLVILVMRLWLPESPRWLLIHGRHEEARRIVEGIEEKLRRQGHTLSAVTGKRLRLHARSHTPLGEIFHTLFVSFRRRALVGMTLLTAQAFFYNAIFFTYALVLTDFYQVPSERVGWYVLPLALGNFCGPLVLGRLFDVVGRRIMISSTYAISGVLLVASGYAFEQGWLSVTQQAAAWMVIFFFASAAASSAYLTVAETFPLEIRALAIAVFYALGTGLGGIIGPTLFGQLIQSHERSSLFIGYLIGAAMMCLAALVQAIWGVAAEGKALEHVARPLSQASD
- the adeC gene encoding AdeC/AdeK/OprM family multidrug efflux complex outer membrane factor, with the translated sequence MNKFAFSAVAVAVALSGCSLIPDYHQPAAPVTAQYPQGPAYAAAAGTVSEDVARQGWRTLFHDPALRQLIQTALTENRDLRVAALNVEAYRAQYQIQRADLFPAVSATAGGTRQRVPASITKTGKAAITSTYSATLGISSYELDFFGRVRSLSEQAMQAYLATEQAQRSAELSLVASVANAYLTWRADQELLALTRQTLASYEESLRLTTRSLQAGAASSLDAAQAQTSVENARANLARYERQVAQDRNSLALLVGTALPESLPSLPLSSNLIAQVPAGLPSDLLQRRPDILQAEYQLKSANANIGAARAAFFPSVSLTANAGASSSQLSSLFKGGSGSWTFQPQINLPIFNAGSLRASLDYAKLQKDIGVAQYEKAIQTAFQEVSNGLAARQTYDDQLNAQRDLVQADQNYYNLAQRRYRLGVDSNLVFLDAQRSLFASQQGLITDRLAQLIAEVNLYTALGGAWGEPTRLAAAETRP
- a CDS encoding helix-turn-helix transcriptional regulator, with protein sequence MEMTSSIQNADSPHFYFVLGELVSSTDQDHFALNMLKLIDKLLPVTALTLSEWTLDKSNNSLVDIKPLGTAGDPADIPAQQANRATANPPLLKEVQEMEGSLLIRLNTRTKGAAGKVSRVAAHECTLVSRDGSRRCVVMLYRSHTQKDFSLSELSLLKNLSEALLPLIESYAQFSRQSALRKMGSWMATPLSETEPSHIHREFQKRLSLCDITLSTREQEVCLGLLNGGTVPEIAEKLRLKNSSIETYLKRATAKLGVSGRHGLTKWTVGA
- a CDS encoding MFS transporter, yielding MLDSNVRQQRATRSIFFIAGLGMASWAPLIPFVKTRLEVSDATLGLLLFCIAAGSMLVMPFTGRAIARFGCRTLILVCSVVFCLVLPFMMYAASPVAIAAALLVFGAVNGLLDVSMNAQAVIVERESGQARMSGFHGFYSIGGVAGAGGVSLLLWAGLMPLPAISLVALLIALVVFQASPHLLTRRAAVAGESGGTLQALAHPGVLFLAALCFFIFMIEGAMLDWSAVFLHAERNMEKSHAGFGYTLYSIAVALGRLYGDRLVNAVGRQRVLVLGSLCAAAGILLLVSVDRPGVALGGFILAGAGLSNIVPILFTAAGNQPGVRSDYALAGVTLIGYTGLLSGPALIGFIAHHSSLGAVFGAGVVIMLLIASCARRIARYGA